In a single window of the Notamacropus eugenii isolate mMacEug1 chromosome 4, mMacEug1.pri_v2, whole genome shotgun sequence genome:
- the ARMC6 gene encoding armadillo repeat-containing protein 6 translates to MAKRITQETFDDVVQENITDFDMDPEEAVKEAVQQFESQGVDLTNIVKMRPKASACGNQGPKHEILQTLDALQKSVDSAVPQEVAEHLVHFSEQCRGQVAKRYLAAEKGAYPIVLLACQRARTEDEGFLVKALNALAALTEGQPDLLDPKGLQLLVATLKEHLGVAEVTCSGLRCVRHVCLKHEQNRQNLVRAGILPLVTGAIERHSCKANVVKEACSTLRIMTFDDDIRVPFGHAHDHAKMIVQENKGLKILIEAAKAFPDNPTLLGELCGTLSRLAVRNEFCQEIVDLGGLNILVTLLADCIDHQELVRQVLGALRAIAGNDDVKDAIVSAGGTEFIVMAMNRHLSSPQICEQSCAALCMLALRKPANSQVIVESGGALAALQAMKTHPKEVSVQKQACLLIRNLVARTQAFSQPILDMGAEKLIMEARATHRECDDVAKAALRDLGCKVELRELWTGEKGNLAL, encoded by the exons ATGGCCAAACGCATCACGCAGGAGACCTTTGATGATGTGGTACAAGAAAACATCACAGACTTTGATATGGACCCTGAGGAGGCTGTGAAAGAAGCTGTCCAGCAGTTTGAATCTCAAG GAGTTGATCTGACcaacattgtaaaaatgagaCCCAAAGCATCTGCTTGTGGTAACCAGGGGCCAAAACATGAAATTTTACAG ACGCTGGATGCTCTCCAGAAGTCTGTTGACTCTGCAGTCCCCCAAGAGGTGGCTGAACACCTTGTGCACTTCAGTGAGCAGTGCCGCGGGCAGGTTGCGAAGCGCTATCTGGCTGCCGAGAAGGGTGCGTACCCTATCGTGCTCTTGGCCTGTCAGCGAGCCAGGACAGAAGATGAGGGCTTCTTGGTAAAGGCCCTGAATGCCCTGGCTGCCCTGACTGAGGGTCAGCCAGACCTGCTGGATCCCAAGGGACTACAGCTGCTAGTGGCCACACTGAAGGAGCATTTGGGGGTGGCTGAGGTGACATGCTCTGGGCTCCGCTGTGTTCGACATGTCTGTCTCAAGCATGAGCAGAACCGGCAGAACTTGGTGAGAGCGGGCATCCTGCCTCTGGTCACTGGAGCCATCGAGAGGCACAGCTGCAAAGCCAATGTGGTCAAGGAGGCCTGCTCTACTCTGAGAATCATGACATTTGATGATGACATCCGAGTGCCCTTCGGTCACGCACATGACCACGCCAAGATGATAGTACAAGAGAATAAGGGCTTAAAGATTCTCATAGAAGCAGCCAAAG CATTCCCAGACAACCCGACTCTTCTTGGGGAGCTGTGTGGCACTTTGTCCCGCCTGGCTGTACGGAATGAATTCTGCCAGGAGATCGTCGATCTCGGTGGCCTCAACATCCTGGTGACCCTTCTGGCTGACTGCATTGACCACCAG GAGCTGGTACGGCAGGTGCTGGGTGCTCTCCGAGCCATCGCTGGCAATGATGATGTGAAGGATGCCATCGTCAGTGCAGGTGGGACAGAATTCATTGTGATGGCGATGAACCGGCATCTCTCCAGTCCCCAG ATCTGCGAACAGAGCTGTGCAGCCCTGTGCATGCTGGCCCTGCGCAAGCCAGCCAATAGCCAGGTGATTGTTGAGAGTGGGGGGGCCTTGGCAGCCCTGCAGGCTATGAAGACCCACCCGAAGGAAGTCAGCGTGCAG AAACAAGCTTGCCTGCTGATCCGTAACCTCGTAGCCCGCACACAGGCCTTCTCCCAACCTATCCTGGACATGGGAGCAGAGAAGCTCATCATGGAAGCCCGAGCCACGCACCGGGAATGCGATGATGTGGCCAAGGCCGCCCTTCGGGACCTGGGCTGCAAGGTGGAGCTTCGGGAGCTCTGGACGGGAGAAAAGGGAAACCTGGCTCTCTGA